In Pseudomonas alcaliphila JAB1, a single window of DNA contains:
- a CDS encoding Z1 domain-containing protein, with product MTEEQSKVFQRVVSVAQTFLAEAMEKGAVTPTLIAEKVDFVATHMAPGESVDRKEVVAELIRRFSLWIGGASTLSDKTGHKDWLTAARRKDWRYWQRYRDFLEGKMSVKAVDALDDATNKVLELLEDPLRQGCWDRRGLVVGHVQSGKTGNYTGLICKAADAGYKIVIVLAGLHNNLRSQTQIRLEEGFLGYETSAKNDVVRYIGVGENGRDAEIRPNCATNRSDNGDFNTKVAKHLAISPEQRPWLFVVKKNKTVLDRLLKWIRNHVADSKDADGRPLVSGFPLLLIDDEADHASVDTGDQVVNKDGTVDDEYQPKAINSRIRKILHSFSRKAYVGYTATPFANIFIDRRKATKEEGPDLFPQSFIINISAPSNYVGPARVFGLRSTEGRDGGLPLTREVNDQIDAWGEDGWMPPRHDKSHVPMFEGRDEVPPSLREAVSVFVLACAVRVLRGEGRRHCSMLIHVTRYTAVQEEVRRQVDELVKHFRNRVRGFGQAEKDKLMAEWLELWESDFVPTSAAVATAMGEVGGEFDLPQWDDVEAVLPEVLEDLANSVRAINGSAGDVLDYAEREETGLKVIAVGGDKLARGLTLEGLCVSYFVRSTKMYDTLMQMGRWFGYRPGYLDLCRLYTTSDLVEWFGHIADAAEELRQEFDTMAAVKATPESYGMKVQSHPVLMVTSPIKMRSAKSLQLSFSGEVLETVAFHRDRATLDKNLTVAERLLEAAGAPCCDGVISRRRGEGRQEWKGFLWESVPADHVVDFFTSYLTHPAARKVNSAVLADFVKVMAAGGELTSWTVVLLGGGDGASHVFCGKYAVENMVVRKPKEGGEHYSIGRLLSPRDESIDLEEDAWQAALELTVSAWTKDPARGTEDTGKEPPKSPSGPCVRRVRGLGADGVPGNPKRGLLLIYPLDPAAANLPADGPPVIAFGASFPASRSTTTVKYEVDHLLWETEYAPAN from the coding sequence ATGACGGAAGAGCAGAGCAAGGTGTTTCAGCGGGTCGTAAGCGTCGCCCAGACGTTCCTGGCCGAGGCCATGGAGAAGGGCGCGGTCACGCCGACCCTGATAGCTGAGAAGGTCGACTTCGTGGCGACTCACATGGCCCCGGGCGAGAGCGTCGACAGGAAGGAGGTGGTCGCGGAGCTCATTCGTCGATTCAGTCTATGGATCGGCGGGGCCTCCACGCTCTCCGACAAGACCGGCCACAAGGACTGGCTCACCGCCGCCCGCAGGAAGGATTGGCGCTACTGGCAGCGCTACCGCGACTTCCTGGAGGGCAAGATGTCCGTCAAGGCCGTGGACGCCTTGGATGACGCGACTAACAAAGTATTGGAGCTGCTCGAAGATCCTCTGCGTCAGGGATGCTGGGATCGGCGCGGGCTCGTCGTCGGGCACGTCCAGTCAGGCAAGACGGGCAACTACACGGGGCTGATATGCAAGGCGGCCGACGCGGGCTACAAGATAGTCATCGTCCTCGCCGGTCTGCACAACAACCTGCGCTCGCAGACTCAGATTCGTCTGGAGGAAGGCTTCCTCGGCTACGAGACCTCGGCGAAGAATGACGTAGTCCGCTACATCGGAGTCGGCGAGAACGGTCGCGACGCTGAGATTCGCCCCAACTGCGCGACGAATCGCTCCGACAACGGGGATTTCAACACCAAGGTCGCGAAGCACCTCGCCATCTCCCCGGAGCAGCGTCCCTGGCTCTTCGTGGTGAAGAAGAACAAGACGGTGCTGGACCGCCTCCTCAAATGGATTCGCAACCACGTCGCGGATTCCAAGGACGCCGACGGCCGTCCGCTCGTTTCAGGTTTCCCTCTGCTTCTGATCGACGACGAGGCAGACCATGCGTCGGTGGACACCGGGGATCAAGTCGTGAACAAGGACGGTACGGTGGACGACGAGTATCAGCCCAAGGCCATCAACAGCCGAATCCGGAAGATCCTCCACTCTTTCTCCCGAAAGGCCTACGTCGGATACACCGCCACGCCGTTCGCAAACATCTTCATTGATCGGCGCAAGGCGACCAAGGAGGAGGGGCCTGACCTGTTCCCGCAGTCCTTTATCATCAACATCTCTGCCCCCTCGAACTACGTTGGCCCCGCCCGTGTCTTCGGACTGCGCTCGACTGAGGGCAGAGACGGTGGCCTGCCGCTGACCCGGGAGGTGAATGATCAGATTGACGCTTGGGGCGAGGACGGTTGGATGCCGCCCCGACACGACAAGAGCCACGTGCCCATGTTCGAGGGACGTGACGAGGTCCCACCGTCCCTAAGGGAGGCGGTATCCGTCTTTGTCCTGGCCTGCGCTGTCCGCGTCCTGCGCGGTGAGGGCCGCAGGCACTGCTCGATGCTGATTCACGTGACGCGCTACACCGCTGTCCAGGAAGAGGTACGACGCCAGGTCGACGAGCTCGTGAAACACTTCCGCAACCGGGTGAGAGGGTTCGGCCAGGCGGAGAAGGATAAGTTGATGGCCGAGTGGCTCGAGCTCTGGGAGTCCGACTTCGTCCCAACGTCAGCCGCCGTGGCGACAGCTATGGGCGAGGTGGGCGGCGAGTTCGACCTTCCCCAGTGGGATGACGTCGAGGCAGTGCTCCCTGAAGTTCTCGAAGATCTTGCGAACAGCGTCAGGGCTATTAACGGCTCGGCCGGGGACGTCCTTGACTACGCAGAGCGCGAGGAGACCGGCTTAAAGGTCATCGCCGTCGGCGGCGACAAGCTCGCCCGGGGGCTGACTCTTGAAGGGCTCTGCGTCAGCTACTTCGTGCGCTCCACGAAGATGTACGACACCCTGATGCAGATGGGCCGCTGGTTCGGCTACCGTCCTGGGTACCTTGATCTGTGCCGCCTTTACACGACCTCCGATCTCGTCGAGTGGTTCGGCCACATCGCCGACGCGGCCGAGGAGCTTCGCCAAGAGTTCGACACCATGGCTGCGGTCAAGGCGACCCCCGAAAGCTATGGCATGAAGGTCCAGTCTCACCCCGTCCTGATGGTCACCTCGCCGATCAAGATGCGCAGCGCGAAGAGTCTTCAACTGTCGTTCAGCGGCGAGGTGCTGGAGACCGTGGCCTTTCATCGAGACAGAGCCACCCTTGATAAGAATCTGACCGTCGCCGAACGTCTCTTGGAGGCGGCCGGAGCCCCTTGTTGCGACGGTGTCATTTCCCGACGGCGCGGCGAAGGTCGCCAGGAATGGAAGGGGTTCCTCTGGGAGAGCGTCCCGGCCGACCATGTAGTGGACTTCTTCACCAGCTATCTCACTCACCCGGCAGCCAGGAAAGTAAACAGCGCGGTGCTGGCTGACTTTGTCAAAGTGATGGCAGCGGGTGGCGAGCTAACCTCCTGGACGGTCGTTCTTCTGGGCGGCGGCGACGGCGCCTCACACGTTTTCTGCGGTAAGTACGCCGTCGAGAACATGGTCGTCCGGAAGCCGAAGGAGGGCGGGGAGCATTACTCCATCGGGCGACTTCTGTCGCCGAGGGACGAGTCGATCGATCTTGAAGAAGATGCCTGGCAGGCTGCTCTCGAACTCACGGTCTCCGCTTGGACCAAGGATCCCGCCAGAGGAACCGAGGACACCGGTAAGGAACCTCCGAAGTCGCCTAGCGGCCCGTGTGTCAGGAGGGTGCGCGGACTGGGCGCCGATGGCGTTCCGGGGAATCCCAAGCGAGGTCTTCTGTTGATTTATCCTCTCGATCCCGCCGCCGCGAACCTGCCCGCCGACGGCCCGCCCGTTATCGCCTTCGGGGCCAGCTTCCCCGCTAGTCGCTCGACGACGACCGTCAAGTACGAGGTGGATCACCTCCTCTGGGAGACCGAGTATGCCCCGGCCAATTGA
- a CDS encoding ATP-binding protein, with the protein MLEALRGLGYSTAAALADVIDNSVSAGATVVRVKFEWDGQESRISILDNGRGMDDAELETAMTLGAKSPLDERAPTDLGRFGMGLKTASFSQCRCLTVASRRMDGPVSCLRWDLDAIAASQDGGWKMFEGPAFGSDAFVEPIETLCHGTIVLWERLDRIVTPGYDLDHFADLVDDVELRLAMVFHRLLEGPNPIFRLFINDRLVSPWDPFMTGHPAKPWQSPVAQIITPSGLVEAQCHVLPHKDRISEDEYLKAGGPEGWTSQQGFYVYRNRRLLLAGGWLGLGQGRSWNREEPQRLARIRLDIPNTADSTWKIDVKKSTARPPVTVRPWLTKLAEDTRERARRVFAFRGAPMPGPGGLKVEQQAWRVDRLKGGVRYRIDEGHPAVAAVIESVGDKADLVRAMLRVVEETVPVQRIWLDTAENKDTPRTGFSGEAETAPDGVKIVLLTLFRDMIGRRGMSPEAAVRALSSTEPFQIYPNLVASLPDIAATPDEGNAG; encoded by the coding sequence ATGCTGGAAGCCCTGCGTGGCCTCGGTTACTCAACAGCAGCTGCTTTGGCAGATGTGATTGATAACAGCGTGTCAGCTGGGGCAACAGTGGTTCGTGTGAAATTTGAATGGGATGGGCAGGAAAGCCGGATATCCATCTTGGACAACGGCCGTGGAATGGACGACGCCGAACTGGAGACTGCCATGACTCTTGGTGCCAAGAGTCCTCTTGATGAGCGCGCACCCACTGATCTCGGTCGTTTCGGGATGGGCTTGAAAACTGCCTCCTTCTCTCAATGCCGCTGTCTTACTGTCGCATCCAGAAGGATGGATGGCCCCGTTTCCTGTTTGCGTTGGGATCTCGATGCCATTGCGGCATCGCAGGACGGTGGATGGAAGATGTTTGAGGGGCCGGCCTTTGGTTCCGATGCGTTCGTTGAGCCAATCGAGACTCTCTGCCATGGAACGATCGTCCTCTGGGAACGATTGGATCGCATTGTTACTCCCGGCTATGACCTCGACCACTTTGCGGACTTGGTCGACGACGTAGAGCTACGTTTGGCAATGGTCTTCCATCGTTTGCTAGAAGGGCCAAACCCGATTTTTCGGCTGTTCATCAACGACAGATTGGTGAGCCCTTGGGATCCCTTCATGACAGGCCACCCTGCGAAACCGTGGCAATCACCGGTCGCTCAGATTATCACTCCGTCCGGTCTAGTTGAGGCTCAATGCCATGTTCTGCCACACAAAGATCGGATCTCCGAGGACGAATACCTTAAAGCAGGCGGGCCAGAAGGGTGGACATCCCAGCAGGGCTTTTACGTATACCGGAACCGCCGTTTGCTTCTGGCAGGAGGGTGGCTTGGGCTTGGGCAGGGGCGCTCGTGGAATCGGGAGGAGCCTCAGCGGCTCGCCAGAATCAGGTTGGATATCCCCAACACTGCTGACTCCACCTGGAAAATTGATGTCAAGAAGTCAACCGCACGGCCACCTGTAACAGTGCGCCCATGGCTTACCAAGTTGGCTGAGGATACTCGAGAAAGAGCTAGAAGGGTCTTTGCCTTTCGTGGTGCGCCAATGCCCGGGCCGGGCGGCCTCAAGGTCGAGCAACAAGCATGGCGTGTCGACAGGCTCAAAGGCGGTGTGCGTTACCGCATTGATGAGGGGCATCCGGCGGTAGCTGCAGTCATAGAGTCGGTTGGTGACAAAGCTGACCTTGTCCGGGCGATGCTCCGGGTTGTGGAGGAGACTGTCCCCGTTCAGCGGATATGGCTCGACACTGCCGAGAACAAGGACACCCCGAGAACCGGCTTCTCGGGAGAGGCCGAGACGGCCCCCGACGGCGTCAAGATCGTGCTTCTGACCCTGTTCCGGGACATGATCGGGCGGCGCGGCATGAGTCCGGAGGCGGCCGTCAGAGCCCTGTCCTCTACGGAGCCTTTTCAGATCTACCCAAATCTCGTCGCGAGCCTCCCGGATATCGCGGCAACGCCTGACGAAGGGAATGCAGGATGA
- a CDS encoding sigma-70 family RNA polymerase sigma factor: protein MASIAGVEVAVKLHIARGDDLNARDNAGATPLMLAAARRKKGVVRLLLTAGANPELLDSQGVSTLAYAEKGGCSECIALLRNALDVLDPIKESEVPGEASSLPAESTQANATKADTSQVSLSREFDSCKAEDEPVCMETQLKKVAEVDGRFIPRSSTSGEGPFLNVEESLTVKQALPVVMGRLSNLIDIDDEPLESGFESDWLAEPEAVAPKGDDTVAKGTSALQEVIGRHKAIDTDVEWDDIDLFLPVRALPLAHDEGEGVRGLLLRALREGAVSEADLIEVCRGADDCRNEESERLLAFVLGDLGVVIDESGAWAYQSDLTEPTAEEELLLVEALEFAEDLASGRNDPLRYYVKGLKADLLRAEEEISLGREMEEAGAQALDALSGWPAGLSMVFEAADRVARGEADYGIFSSEIAPGEGDEESIGSAAIEDDAEKDEEVASDPKGAAFLSAISAARSAGGDQVRVRSALAAACLSRGFLLELARKAADPAGETFVSAVRRQVGARERMILANLRLVYSTARKYMWSELPFDDLVQEGNIGLIKAVERYDWRKGFRFSTYAMWWIRQQISRAIDNKARTIRVPVHVHKDALPILRQRALYENKTGRPETEIETSRRMGIPIDKIRFFLAAFDDVVSLDEVSRDTGLPRIDTLVEFETSDPAPAVEEDSLRELILNVIGSLDERAAEVIKLRFGLGGEEPMTLEEVGLRFNVTRERIRQIESKALGKLSTPARKEKLALYMGDQFEWKLPPAPPSSSAEMPQSPEDRHAREVTCDQQLADPLKDVFQSGEQPVSPRSPEAVSERQYELLSELLEEARMLGLTVEDARLHGGQIRVSFSARSDAAIRSIARKLMNAGFALHLGNTYVK, encoded by the coding sequence ATGGCGTCGATTGCTGGCGTTGAGGTTGCTGTCAAGCTCCATATCGCTAGGGGCGATGACCTAAACGCCCGGGACAACGCCGGCGCCACTCCTCTTATGCTTGCCGCCGCAAGAAGAAAAAAGGGTGTTGTGCGGCTTCTTTTGACTGCTGGAGCCAATCCGGAACTGCTCGACTCTCAAGGGGTTAGCACCCTGGCCTACGCGGAGAAGGGGGGATGTTCTGAATGTATCGCTCTGCTGCGAAATGCTCTGGATGTTCTGGACCCGATAAAAGAGAGCGAGGTGCCCGGAGAGGCTTCGTCCCTGCCGGCTGAGTCAACCCAGGCCAATGCCACAAAGGCAGATACCTCTCAGGTCTCCCTCTCTAGAGAGTTTGATTCCTGCAAAGCGGAGGATGAGCCGGTCTGTATGGAAACTCAGCTCAAAAAAGTGGCTGAGGTTGATGGCCGTTTCATTCCTAGATCCTCTACCTCTGGTGAAGGGCCTTTTCTGAATGTGGAGGAGTCGCTCACCGTCAAACAAGCATTACCCGTCGTTATGGGGAGGCTGTCAAACCTCATCGATATTGACGACGAACCTCTTGAGTCTGGATTTGAAAGCGACTGGTTAGCGGAGCCGGAGGCGGTTGCCCCGAAGGGTGACGATACCGTTGCCAAGGGAACCAGTGCACTTCAGGAAGTGATCGGTCGGCACAAAGCTATCGATACTGATGTGGAATGGGACGACATTGACCTGTTCCTCCCCGTCAGGGCGCTTCCGTTGGCGCATGACGAGGGCGAAGGCGTCCGTGGTTTGCTACTCCGGGCGCTGCGTGAGGGTGCTGTATCCGAAGCCGATCTTATCGAGGTCTGTCGAGGGGCTGACGACTGTCGCAACGAAGAGTCTGAGCGATTGCTGGCCTTTGTTTTGGGCGATCTGGGTGTGGTGATCGACGAATCCGGGGCGTGGGCTTATCAGTCGGATCTGACTGAGCCAACGGCCGAAGAGGAGCTGTTATTAGTTGAGGCCCTGGAGTTTGCGGAGGACCTGGCATCCGGTCGCAACGACCCTTTGCGATACTACGTCAAAGGACTCAAAGCTGACCTGCTTCGGGCCGAAGAAGAAATTTCTTTGGGACGTGAGATGGAGGAGGCCGGGGCTCAGGCGCTGGACGCTCTTTCTGGCTGGCCCGCGGGCCTTTCTATGGTTTTCGAGGCTGCTGATAGGGTTGCTCGTGGAGAAGCTGATTATGGAATATTTAGTTCCGAGATTGCGCCAGGTGAGGGAGATGAGGAGAGCATTGGGTCGGCGGCAATTGAGGACGATGCTGAAAAAGATGAAGAAGTAGCCTCTGATCCAAAGGGGGCAGCTTTCCTCTCCGCAATCTCCGCAGCAAGATCTGCGGGCGGAGATCAAGTCCGAGTGCGCTCAGCACTTGCAGCTGCGTGCCTTTCAAGAGGCTTCCTGTTAGAGCTTGCACGTAAAGCAGCCGACCCGGCGGGCGAGACTTTCGTATCTGCAGTTCGGCGCCAGGTCGGTGCAAGGGAGCGGATGATCCTCGCTAACCTGCGCTTGGTGTACTCCACTGCCAGGAAATATATGTGGTCTGAGCTTCCCTTCGATGATCTGGTGCAGGAGGGGAATATCGGTCTGATCAAGGCCGTTGAGCGCTATGACTGGCGAAAGGGATTTAGATTTTCCACTTATGCAATGTGGTGGATCCGTCAGCAGATATCTCGCGCAATAGACAACAAGGCTAGGACCATTCGTGTTCCGGTGCACGTTCACAAAGACGCCTTGCCTATCCTGCGCCAGAGGGCGCTATATGAAAACAAGACAGGGCGCCCTGAAACCGAAATCGAGACGTCGCGTCGGATGGGGATACCCATCGATAAAATCAGATTTTTCCTGGCAGCTTTTGATGATGTCGTCTCCTTGGATGAGGTCAGCAGAGATACTGGACTTCCTCGTATCGACACCTTGGTGGAGTTTGAGACTTCGGATCCTGCTCCTGCAGTTGAGGAGGACTCTCTTCGGGAGCTCATTCTCAACGTTATTGGTAGCCTTGATGAGCGTGCCGCTGAGGTAATAAAGCTTCGCTTTGGTCTTGGGGGCGAGGAGCCCATGACTTTGGAGGAGGTGGGGCTTCGATTCAATGTTACTCGCGAACGAATTCGACAAATAGAATCAAAAGCCTTGGGGAAATTATCCACCCCTGCAAGGAAAGAAAAACTTGCCCTGTACATGGGCGATCAATTTGAGTGGAAGCTTCCCCCCGCACCCCCTTCCTCCTCAGCGGAAATGCCACAATCGCCCGAAGATAGGCATGCTCGAGAGGTGACGTGTGATCAACAGCTCGCTGATCCGCTGAAGGATGTTTTCCAATCGGGCGAGCAGCCTGTGTCGCCGAGAAGCCCTGAGGCAGTATCCGAGCGTCAATATGAGCTGCTTTCCGAGCTTCTCGAAGAGGCTCGAATGTTAGGGCTTACGGTAGAGGACGCTCGTCTCCATGGCGGACAGATCCGCGTGTCTTTTTCGGCACGGTCAGATGCCGCTATTCGCAGTATTGCCCGGAAACTCATGAATGCCGGATTTGCCCTTCATTTAGGAAATACCTACGTCAAATGA
- a CDS encoding WYL domain-containing protein, producing the protein MKRKQSIESVRWDLALRYRLIETVAWWEGRLTTNHLMQSFGISRQQASKDINTYISEHAPKNLEYDKHLKGYVPSRRFQPLFIDDSASAYLHLLNQNHERAPHIEGLALAYAHTEVLAVPDRSVRPEVLRPLLKACREGLRLECEYVSFTTPDGETRLIAPHTLVYTGMRWHVRAYCEKNRDYRDFVLSRFRGIPELMDDPTDHGRESDPGWATSLPVIIEPDSRLKPEQRAIIEADYGMQDGRLVIETRGALVQYVLQRYQIDPTKVHAKATAQQIVVANLDELQPWLYH; encoded by the coding sequence ATGAAACGCAAGCAATCAATCGAGTCCGTGCGCTGGGATCTGGCCCTGCGCTATCGCCTCATCGAGACAGTGGCCTGGTGGGAAGGCCGCCTGACCACCAATCACTTGATGCAGAGCTTCGGCATCAGCCGCCAGCAGGCGTCGAAGGACATCAACACCTACATCAGCGAACACGCGCCGAAGAACCTCGAATATGACAAGCATTTGAAAGGGTACGTCCCGAGCCGCCGCTTCCAACCGCTGTTCATCGACGACAGCGCCAGCGCCTATCTGCACCTGCTCAACCAGAACCATGAGCGCGCCCCGCATATCGAGGGCCTGGCACTGGCCTATGCACACACAGAGGTACTGGCAGTGCCGGATCGCTCGGTAAGGCCGGAAGTGCTGCGCCCGCTGCTCAAAGCCTGCCGAGAGGGGCTGCGCCTGGAGTGCGAGTACGTGTCCTTCACCACACCCGATGGCGAAACCCGCCTGATCGCCCCGCACACCCTGGTTTACACCGGCATGCGCTGGCATGTGCGGGCCTATTGCGAGAAGAATCGGGATTATCGTGACTTCGTTCTGAGCCGCTTCCGGGGCATACCGGAACTGATGGATGATCCGACCGATCACGGCCGCGAGAGTGATCCGGGCTGGGCCACATCACTGCCGGTGATCATCGAGCCCGACTCGCGCCTGAAACCAGAACAACGCGCCATCATCGAGGCCGACTACGGCATGCAGGATGGCCGGCTGGTAATCGAAACCCGCGGCGCTCTGGTGCAATACGTGCTGCAGCGCTATCAGATCGACCCGACCAAGGTGCATGCCAAGGCGACGGCGCAGCAGATTGTCGTCGCCAACCTGGATGAACTGCAGCCGTGGCTGTATCACTGA
- a CDS encoding plasmid pRiA4b ORF-3 family protein: protein MATQPLLYTLHIQLEPLQLDPPIWRRIRVSGDCTLRKLHHFIQAAMGWHSSHLHEFSLGMNRYMPLDAEFMDDDETLDDRKFKLRRMLKEGDRLRYLYDFGDSWQHVIAVETVAPCDFTGTWCEVLDGARACPPEDVGGVPGYLDFLALIQQPASEEGRNALEWAGGCFNPEGFDRRAANAAVQRICNNLWG from the coding sequence ATGGCCACTCAACCTCTGCTCTACACCCTGCATATCCAACTGGAACCGCTGCAGCTCGATCCGCCGATCTGGCGGCGCATCCGCGTCAGCGGCGATTGCACCCTGCGTAAACTGCACCATTTCATTCAGGCGGCCATGGGCTGGCACAGCAGCCATCTGCATGAGTTCAGTTTGGGGATGAACCGCTACATGCCCCTGGATGCGGAATTTATGGACGACGACGAGACGCTGGATGACCGCAAGTTCAAGCTGCGCCGCATGCTGAAGGAAGGCGACCGCCTGCGCTACCTCTACGACTTTGGCGATAGCTGGCAGCATGTGATCGCGGTGGAGACGGTTGCGCCCTGCGACTTCACGGGCACCTGGTGCGAGGTGCTGGATGGCGCCCGCGCCTGCCCACCCGAAGATGTAGGCGGTGTGCCGGGTTATCTGGACTTTCTGGCACTGATCCAGCAACCGGCCAGCGAGGAAGGCCGAAACGCACTGGAATGGGCCGGTGGCTGTTTCAACCCCGAAGGATTTGATCGCCGAGCGGCCAACGCGGCTGTGCAGCGAATCTGCAACAACCTGTGGGGCTGA
- a CDS encoding inovirus-type Gp2 protein yields MWSAYRQLTRERWYRRKTDDHRYQARKQEIQVCDYADALCELYSRITIVRVDFHYRAEAQARLRAEHVFDDLDDLIYEHRRNPIFDHLIGHIYSVEQGDHHEGRGYHIHAAYFFNGNEVRGDVYKTIQLGELWEDITRGQGYSHSCNHDKEQHGDECGIGRIKRSDRGIRRHVHKVVKYLVKDAQHLRLRPEGARCLRTGMLR; encoded by the coding sequence TTGTGGAGCGCTTACCGTCAACTGACTCGTGAACGGTGGTATCGCCGCAAGACAGATGACCACCGCTATCAGGCCAGGAAGCAGGAGATCCAAGTCTGCGACTACGCCGATGCCTTATGTGAGCTCTACTCGCGTATCACCATCGTCAGGGTCGACTTCCATTACCGTGCTGAGGCGCAGGCTAGGCTACGTGCCGAGCACGTATTCGATGACCTGGATGATCTGATCTACGAGCACAGACGGAACCCGATCTTCGATCATCTCATCGGCCACATTTACTCGGTCGAGCAAGGTGATCACCACGAGGGCAGGGGCTACCACATCCATGCTGCTTACTTCTTCAATGGCAACGAGGTGCGTGGCGATGTCTACAAGACCATCCAGCTAGGCGAGTTGTGGGAAGACATCACCCGTGGCCAGGGCTATTCGCATAGCTGTAACCATGACAAGGAGCAGCATGGAGACGAGTGTGGTATCGGTCGCATCAAGAGGAGTGATCGAGGGATTCGGCGCCATGTACACAAGGTGGTGAAGTATCTCGTCAAGGATGCTCAGCATCTGCGCTTGAGGCCCGAGGGAGCTCGATGCCTAAGGACGGGAATGCTCCGATAG
- a CDS encoding IS66 family transposase, whose amino-acid sequence MISMPETLPDDPILLKQLLLSASVQMSEKDGQIERLREQNALLIQRLFGRKSEQSSDPDSPQLEIFNEAESLAEATPEAPVDAVEEDAGAPTKRRGKRTPLPAELPRLVVTHELPEHELTCACGCRKQVIGEETSEQLDIIPMQIRVIRHVRKTYACQGCETAPVTADKPAQLLEKSLASPSVLAMLLTSKYADGLPLYRFEKVLSRHGIDIPRQTLARWVIRCGEQLQPVLNLMRDTLLDSPVIHCDETRVQVLKEPERDPSSQSWMWVQTGGPPDKPVILFDYTTSRAQEVPLRLLDGYRGYLMTDDYAGYNAVAAQDGIERLACWAHARRKFIEAQKVQPKGKTGRADIALGLINKLYGIERELKDASDEQRHRGRQQHSQPLLEQLKTWLEKTQPQVTAQNALGKALSYLARNWSRLERYIEAGHLPIDNNAAERAIRPFVIGRKNWLFSDTPKGATASAQLYSLVETAKANGQEPYAWLRYVLERLPQANSVEDYNALLPWNCPPAMPL is encoded by the coding sequence ATGATTTCCATGCCCGAAACCCTTCCTGACGACCCGATTTTGCTCAAGCAGTTGCTGCTGTCGGCGAGCGTGCAGATGTCAGAAAAGGACGGTCAGATCGAGCGGTTGCGTGAACAAAATGCGCTGCTGATCCAGCGCCTATTTGGCCGTAAATCCGAGCAGAGCAGCGACCCGGACTCACCGCAGTTGGAGATCTTCAACGAAGCGGAAAGCCTGGCCGAAGCGACGCCTGAAGCACCGGTCGATGCGGTCGAGGAAGACGCCGGCGCACCGACCAAGCGCCGGGGCAAGCGCACGCCGCTGCCGGCCGAGTTGCCGCGGTTGGTGGTCACCCATGAGCTGCCAGAGCATGAACTGACCTGCGCCTGCGGTTGCCGCAAGCAGGTCATTGGCGAGGAAACCAGCGAGCAACTGGACATCATCCCGATGCAAATCCGGGTGATCCGGCACGTTCGCAAGACCTACGCCTGCCAGGGCTGCGAAACCGCCCCGGTGACCGCCGACAAGCCGGCCCAACTGCTCGAGAAAAGCCTGGCCAGCCCCAGCGTGCTGGCCATGCTGCTGACCAGCAAATATGCCGATGGCCTGCCGCTGTATCGCTTCGAGAAAGTGCTCAGCCGTCACGGTATCGACATCCCCCGGCAGACCCTGGCGCGTTGGGTGATCCGCTGCGGCGAGCAGTTGCAGCCTGTGCTCAACCTGATGCGCGACACGCTGCTGGACAGCCCCGTGATCCACTGCGACGAAACCCGCGTGCAGGTGCTCAAAGAGCCGGAGCGCGACCCGAGCAGCCAATCCTGGATGTGGGTGCAGACCGGCGGCCCACCAGACAAGCCGGTGATCCTCTTCGACTACACAACCAGCCGTGCGCAGGAGGTGCCACTGCGCCTGCTCGATGGTTATCGTGGCTACCTGATGACCGATGATTACGCCGGCTACAACGCCGTGGCCGCACAGGACGGTATCGAACGTCTGGCCTGCTGGGCGCATGCGCGCCGTAAATTTATCGAGGCGCAAAAGGTGCAACCCAAGGGTAAAACCGGGCGTGCCGACATCGCACTGGGGCTGATCAACAAGCTCTACGGCATCGAGCGCGAACTCAAGGATGCCAGCGATGAGCAGCGTCACCGGGGCCGCCAACAGCACAGCCAGCCACTCCTTGAGCAGCTCAAGACCTGGCTGGAGAAAACCCAGCCCCAGGTTACGGCGCAGAATGCCTTGGGCAAGGCACTGAGCTACCTGGCCCGCAACTGGAGCCGACTCGAACGCTACATCGAGGCTGGCCACCTGCCGATCGACAACAACGCCGCCGAGCGCGCGATCCGGCCCTTCGTCATCGGCCGCAAGAACTGGCTGTTCAGCGACACGCCCAAGGGCGCGACCGCCAGCGCCCAACTCTATAGCCTGGTGGAAACCGCCAAGGCCAACGGCCAGGAACCCTACGCCTGGCTGCGCTATGTCCTCGAACGCCTGCCGCAGGCCAATAGCGTCGAGGATTACAACGCGCTGTTGCCATGGAACTGCCCGCCCGCGATGCCACTGTAG